One region of Aeromicrobium sp. Sec7.5 genomic DNA includes:
- a CDS encoding DNA polymerase Y family protein, protein MRTLVVWCPDWPVVAAGLPATVPAAVLAGGEVLACSPAARASGVRRGMRRRDAQARCPELRLVERAPQVEAQRFDDVLEALEELTPGVAPIRPGLCALRVPPRYYGGERETAAVLAERIVELGVWDVRCGIADGVFAAEHAARRALTQDVWIVPPGGSADFVGELGIDVVEDVALADLLRRLGVRTLGAFARLAPGDVRTRFGDTGALLHRLARGEDPQPVARRQAPPELVTGTAFEPPLETSEAAVFSLRTTAEQCVETLAQHGLVVTAVRIEVDSGDTTVQSRTWRHPAWFDAPALLDRLRWQLAAAGDDRSAWREGIGAVRFVPEETSSVGEHADTLFGSGPDAKVEAGAARVQALAGPEAVQVLRPQGGRGPGDQVHAAPWGERVPVARPAERPWPGQIPAPAPATVFASPNQAAVAGAEGQRILVTARGAVSADPSRFRVSAAEPWQQVAAWAGPWPADERWWDEASARRVARFQVVGVDGRAWLLVLDGDTWFTEARYD, encoded by the coding sequence CGCCCGCGGCACGGGCGTCCGGGGTCCGGCGCGGCATGCGTCGACGCGACGCCCAGGCGCGGTGCCCCGAGCTGCGCCTGGTCGAGCGTGCTCCCCAGGTCGAGGCGCAGCGCTTCGACGACGTCCTCGAGGCGCTCGAGGAGCTCACGCCTGGCGTCGCCCCGATCCGTCCCGGACTGTGCGCGCTGCGGGTGCCCCCGCGCTACTACGGGGGTGAGCGCGAGACCGCCGCGGTCCTGGCCGAGCGGATCGTCGAGCTGGGGGTGTGGGACGTCCGGTGCGGCATCGCCGACGGCGTCTTCGCCGCCGAGCACGCGGCCCGCCGGGCCCTCACCCAGGACGTCTGGATCGTGCCGCCGGGCGGATCGGCCGACTTCGTGGGCGAGCTCGGCATCGACGTCGTCGAGGACGTCGCCCTCGCCGACCTGCTGCGTCGCCTGGGGGTTCGCACGCTCGGCGCGTTCGCCCGGCTCGCGCCCGGTGACGTGCGCACCCGCTTCGGCGACACCGGCGCACTGCTGCACCGGCTCGCCCGGGGCGAGGACCCGCAGCCCGTGGCCCGTCGCCAGGCACCGCCCGAGCTCGTGACCGGCACGGCGTTCGAACCGCCCCTCGAGACCTCCGAGGCCGCGGTGTTCAGCCTGCGCACCACGGCGGAGCAGTGTGTCGAGACGCTCGCCCAGCACGGACTCGTGGTCACGGCGGTGCGTATCGAGGTCGACTCCGGCGACACCACGGTCCAGTCCCGCACGTGGCGCCACCCCGCCTGGTTCGACGCCCCGGCGCTCCTCGACCGCCTGCGCTGGCAGCTCGCGGCTGCTGGTGACGATCGATCGGCCTGGCGCGAGGGCATCGGCGCGGTGCGCTTCGTGCCCGAGGAGACCTCGAGCGTGGGCGAGCACGCCGACACGCTGTTCGGCTCGGGCCCCGACGCCAAGGTCGAGGCCGGCGCAGCGCGAGTGCAGGCGTTGGCCGGTCCTGAGGCGGTGCAGGTGCTGCGCCCGCAGGGTGGGCGCGGCCCCGGCGACCAGGTGCACGCGGCGCCGTGGGGCGAGCGCGTCCCGGTCGCGCGCCCGGCCGAGCGGCCGTGGCCCGGTCAGATCCCGGCCCCGGCGCCGGCCACGGTCTTCGCCTCACCGAACCAGGCCGCCGTCGCCGGGGCGGAGGGGCAGCGCATCCTCGTCACGGCGCGGGGTGCGGTCTCGGCCGACCCGTCGCGGTTCCGGGTCTCCGCGGCCGAGCCCTGGCAGCAGGTCGCGGCCTGGGCGGGCCCCTGGCCCGCCGACGAGCGGTGGTGGGACGAGGCGAGCGCTCGCCGCGTCGCCCGTTTCCAGGTCGTCGGCGTCGACGGCCGGGCCTGGTTGCTGGTCCTCGACGGCGACACCTGGTTCACCGAGGCCCGCTATGACTGA
- a CDS encoding error-prone DNA polymerase: protein MGWNNPDLPWGELERRLSGRTASGKPISAEDVIRDAPMSRPRRRPPERTIQRSGSTVPYAELHVHSSFSFLDGASDPDALVEEAVRLGLEAVALTDHDGFAGAPAFAEAAQLHGLSTVYGAELSLGLQRPQSGVADPEGTHLLVLARGAEGYHRLAGAMTEAHLGGDDKGRPAYDLDDLTRRGRDHWVVLTGCRKGAVRTELAAGGPAAAERALLELVERFGREGVVVELTDHGLPDDSARNDLLAALADRHGLAVVATQAVHHATPGGGRLAAAMAAVRARRSLAEIDGWLPPSGTAYLRSGDEMAARFARYPGAVATSARLAGELAFDLRAVTPRLPVVTPHGLTDRQYLRQLADEGIRARYAHAPEIAKARIDRELAVIAEKGFEGYFLIVHGIVTEAKRRGILCQGRGSSANSALCYALGITAVDSIFFDLPFERFLAATREEEPDIDVDFDSDRREEIIQWVYDTYGRRNAAQVANVITYRPRSAVRDAAKALGYSAGQQDAFSAQVERWREIDADATLPAPVRDLAQELLGRPRHLGIHSGGMILTERPIGEVCPIERARMADRTVLQWDKDACEWMGLVKFDLLGLGMLGALDHCFRLIEQHLGESWGLDTIPKDEAGVYDMLCRADSVGVFQVESRAQIGTLPRLRPRRYYDLAIEIALIRPGPIQGGAVHPYIRRATGHETITYPHPAVEPVLQRTLGVPLFQEQLMQMAMVLGDCTGDEADLLRRAMGSKRGIERIESLEARLFEGMAEKGIVGEEAEAIYVMIKSFADFGFAESHALSFALLVYASSWLKLHHPAAFLAALLRNQPMGFYSPASLVGDARRHGVETLRPDIARSAAQADLEPLVEGVTGVTGLAPCAEREQPTPGPFDPHGPDPTPVHRRDGHFAVRLGLDSVRGIGLEVAHRIAGARAERPFADMADVARRTGLSSAQMEALATAGAFDGFGLSRRQALWNAGFTDAPDMLPGTGAWSPPPVLPDLSAVEETLADQWATRITPDRHPMEHLRELLAAEGVRSVGEVLATRPEGAEEEGLAEEEGRVESGRRIWVAGLVTHRQRPGTAGGVTFLNLEDESGMLNVVVFGSVWERHKRIFRSAAGVVIRGRVEVTDERVVNLVAEVVDRIETRYPSAARAGAGPLSARHRSRDFQ, encoded by the coding sequence ATGGGGTGGAACAACCCCGACCTGCCGTGGGGAGAGCTCGAGCGACGGCTCAGCGGGCGCACCGCGTCGGGCAAGCCGATCAGCGCCGAAGACGTCATCCGCGACGCCCCGATGTCGCGGCCCCGGCGGCGTCCGCCGGAGCGCACGATCCAGCGGTCCGGCAGCACGGTGCCCTACGCCGAGCTGCACGTGCACAGCAGCTTCAGCTTCCTTGACGGAGCCAGCGATCCCGACGCCCTGGTCGAGGAGGCGGTGCGACTCGGCCTCGAGGCGGTGGCGCTGACCGACCACGACGGCTTCGCCGGGGCGCCGGCGTTCGCCGAGGCAGCCCAGCTGCACGGGCTCAGCACGGTCTACGGCGCCGAGCTCTCGCTCGGCCTGCAGCGTCCACAGAGCGGGGTCGCCGACCCGGAGGGGACCCACCTGCTGGTGCTGGCCCGGGGCGCCGAGGGGTACCACCGGCTCGCGGGGGCCATGACCGAGGCGCACCTGGGCGGCGACGACAAGGGGCGCCCCGCGTACGACCTCGACGACCTCACCCGGCGTGGACGCGACCACTGGGTCGTCCTGACGGGCTGTCGCAAGGGCGCCGTGCGCACCGAGCTCGCTGCGGGTGGCCCGGCTGCGGCCGAGCGGGCCCTCCTGGAGCTCGTCGAGCGCTTCGGGCGTGAGGGCGTGGTGGTCGAGCTCACCGACCACGGGCTGCCGGACGACTCGGCCCGCAACGACCTCCTCGCCGCACTCGCCGACCGCCACGGCCTGGCGGTCGTGGCCACGCAGGCCGTGCACCACGCCACGCCCGGGGGCGGCCGGCTCGCCGCCGCGATGGCGGCCGTGCGCGCACGGCGCAGCCTGGCCGAGATCGACGGCTGGCTGCCGCCGTCGGGAACGGCGTACCTGCGCTCCGGCGACGAGATGGCGGCGCGGTTCGCCCGGTACCCCGGTGCGGTCGCCACGTCGGCGCGGCTGGCCGGCGAGCTCGCCTTCGACCTGCGTGCCGTCACCCCACGGCTCCCGGTCGTGACCCCCCACGGCCTCACCGACCGCCAGTACCTGCGCCAGCTCGCCGACGAGGGCATCCGTGCGCGGTACGCCCACGCCCCCGAGATCGCGAAGGCGCGCATCGACCGCGAGCTCGCCGTGATCGCCGAGAAGGGCTTCGAGGGCTACTTCCTGATCGTCCACGGCATCGTCACCGAGGCGAAGCGGCGCGGCATCCTGTGCCAGGGCCGGGGCTCGTCGGCCAACTCGGCCCTCTGCTACGCGCTCGGCATCACGGCGGTCGACTCGATCTTCTTCGACCTGCCGTTCGAGCGGTTCCTCGCGGCCACCCGGGAGGAGGAGCCCGACATCGACGTCGACTTCGACTCCGACCGGCGCGAGGAGATCATCCAGTGGGTCTACGACACCTACGGCCGCCGCAACGCCGCCCAGGTCGCCAACGTCATCACGTATCGGCCCCGGTCGGCGGTGCGCGACGCGGCCAAGGCGCTCGGCTACTCCGCCGGGCAGCAGGACGCGTTCTCGGCGCAGGTCGAGCGGTGGCGCGAGATCGACGCCGACGCCACCTTGCCCGCCCCGGTGCGCGACCTCGCCCAGGAGCTGCTCGGGCGCCCGCGCCACCTCGGCATCCACTCCGGCGGCATGATCCTGACCGAGCGGCCGATCGGCGAGGTGTGTCCCATCGAGCGGGCGCGCATGGCCGACCGCACCGTGCTGCAGTGGGACAAGGACGCCTGCGAGTGGATGGGCCTGGTCAAGTTCGATCTGCTCGGCCTGGGCATGCTCGGCGCCCTCGACCACTGCTTCCGGCTGATCGAGCAGCACCTGGGGGAGTCGTGGGGCCTCGACACGATCCCCAAGGACGAGGCGGGCGTGTACGACATGCTCTGCCGGGCCGACAGCGTCGGGGTGTTCCAGGTCGAGAGCCGGGCCCAGATCGGCACGCTCCCGCGCCTGCGCCCGCGGCGGTACTACGACCTCGCGATCGAGATCGCCCTGATCCGGCCCGGCCCCATCCAGGGCGGCGCGGTGCATCCGTACATCCGCCGGGCCACGGGGCACGAGACCATCACGTACCCGCACCCCGCCGTCGAGCCCGTGCTGCAGCGCACCCTCGGCGTGCCGCTGTTCCAGGAGCAGCTCATGCAGATGGCCATGGTGCTGGGCGACTGCACGGGCGACGAGGCCGATCTCCTGCGCCGGGCCATGGGGTCCAAGCGCGGCATCGAGCGCATCGAGTCGCTCGAGGCGCGTCTCTTCGAGGGCATGGCCGAGAAGGGGATCGTGGGGGAGGAGGCCGAGGCCATCTACGTCATGATCAAGTCGTTCGCCGACTTCGGCTTCGCCGAGAGCCACGCACTCAGCTTCGCGCTGCTGGTGTACGCCAGCAGCTGGCTCAAGCTGCACCACCCCGCCGCCTTCCTCGCCGCGCTGCTGCGCAACCAGCCCATGGGCTTCTACTCGCCGGCCTCGCTCGTGGGCGACGCGCGGCGGCACGGGGTCGAGACCCTGCGCCCCGACATCGCCCGGTCCGCGGCGCAGGCCGACCTGGAGCCGCTGGTCGAGGGTGTCACCGGCGTCACGGGGCTCGCGCCGTGCGCCGAGCGTGAGCAGCCGACGCCCGGTCCGTTCGACCCGCACGGTCCCGATCCCACGCCCGTGCACCGCCGCGACGGCCACTTCGCGGTGCGGCTCGGTCTCGACAGCGTGCGGGGCATCGGCCTCGAGGTGGCCCACCGCATCGCCGGAGCGCGGGCGGAGCGGCCGTTCGCCGACATGGCCGACGTCGCCCGGCGCACGGGTCTGTCGTCGGCGCAGATGGAGGCGCTGGCCACGGCGGGGGCGTTCGACGGCTTCGGCCTGAGCCGGCGGCAGGCCCTGTGGAACGCCGGGTTCACCGACGCACCCGACATGCTGCCGGGCACCGGAGCGTGGTCGCCGCCGCCGGTGCTGCCCGACCTCTCGGCGGTCGAGGAGACCCTCGCCGACCAGTGGGCCACCCGCATCACCCCCGATCGTCATCCGATGGAGCACCTGCGTGAGCTGCTGGCCGCCGAGGGCGTGCGCTCGGTCGGCGAGGTGCTCGCCACCCGGCCCGAGGGAGCGGAGGAGGAGGGACTGGCCGAGGAGGAGGGGCGCGTCGAGTCCGGCCGTCGCATCTGGGTCGCCGGCCTCGTGACCCACCGTCAGCGTCCGGGCACGGCCGGC